The Pagrus major chromosome 5, Pma_NU_1.0 genomic sequence GAGCCTGTGAAGTGAAAGCGAAAGCattttgtacagtatgtaggaCCAATAAAGTAGTCACTTGTTCTTTATGATCCAGTGTTGAAGATATGGAACACTAGCCTGCTGATACAGTTAAATGTGGTGACAGTGTACTTGGTACTATGAACAGTGTATTGGTATGTCTTATCACCTGTGATCCTTTAAGGTGAAgcgtatgaatgtatgtatgaatcaCTAAGTCAATTTGGACAAAAGCTTCTGccaaatgccctaaatgtaaatgtaaatgtgttggaGGGGGCAGTCAgactgattattgattaatgcTACGAACccaaaataaacaatgaaagaaaaattcaattcaattcaaaaatctTTATTTGTCCCCGTGGGAcaattcaagaaaaaaaaaaaaacagaaaaaaaaaatccctttcgATAAGACCAAGTGACAAACCACTGTACATTAACATTTACAGCCGAAGAACTAtgtgaaacacatttaacaacCAGAGATGTGCACATTTAAGCTCTGGTCTGCTGGGTTTTATGTTAAACTTAAGTTTCATTTTCCCTTTCATCTCAACTATTCCTCATGTGtgcacttcttttctttttctttttatttcatctcacTCAAATTGCTTTCTTATTGTAGCAAGTTGCTTTTTGGGTGGCGTAATAATGAGAGAGAACAAGAGTGAAACTGAAGTTAAACTGTGGTTGACAGGCACTGCTCTTGTGTACATGGAGAAACTCTTgagaaatgtgacttttctCAAATGGCTAAggtgtgtctcctcctgtcctgacagtggaggcgGCCTGAGAGTGGAGCCTGCGGCGGTAGCGACCTCacagtggaggtctgcagccaggaCCTCTTGGAGCCAGGACCTCTTGTGGTCTCCTCAGACTGTCTCATTTACTCACAACTGTACATGTTCAGGCAGGTTCTCATGAATTATGCATTATTACATTTGAGGTCATCTCAACACACTGCGCTTCTATTACTGTCAGCACTGAATTCACTTATAAATCATGTAATTGGACCATGTAAAACACTGGTTTATGGCTCCCATACCGCAGGTTTTATGATATACCTTTTTTGTCACATGATACAATGCacacgaggaggaagaggaaccTGAACTTTATATTCAGTTGTCTGAAGCCTTTTCTGACACAGCCACCATGAAGGCAGCGGTGACCCTCCTGGcgctctctctccttcatgtCTGCTCTTCAATCCCTGTCAGCCGCCCCAGCAACTGGCTCAGTCAATGTCGGGCCTCCACCAACCTCTCCATCACAGCGTTGGAGGTGCTGCCAGGTGGAGGCTGGGACAACCTCCGGAACATGGATGCCGGTCGAGTCATGAACCTCAGCTACTTCCAGTGCCAGACAACTGAAGACGGGCTTTTCCTCATCCCAGATGAAGTGTTTGTCATCCCGCACAAGGAGACAGGTGTGGAGACAAACTCAGAGATAATCAGCTCCTGGCTGGATCAGAGAAGCTCAACATCTAACGGCATAAATGCAGACATATCCTACCGCTCGGAGCTGAATGGAAAGTTTTCTATAGAGAACCAGAGGATGAAAATCCATCAGGTCAAAGACTCTTCAACTACAGCCAGAGTGCAGGtaagtttttattttaccactgtttaaaaattacatttaaaaaaaaacaaaaaactgtggTAGCCATTGTAAAAATCTAAAGTAATCTCCCaaatcttttttatatatataaagaagTTCTACTCTACCACGAATTGTATTTAAATTTAgcttataaaaatgtttattgcCCTTTAATATTTGACAGTTTATAGGACTATTCAGCAAAGAGTGTGCATTAAACCAGGCCATTTCTTACCTGCATTTCCTGTCGTTAAAGATGTAAAAGCAAATAAAGAAGAGGAATAAAACATTAACGAGCTCAAATAAGTATGGCATATGGTATTTAGTAAAACATgatatcttattttttttcctcataggTTCGTAACTTCATCTACACAGTTAAGGTATATCCAGACTTCACTCTGGACACACGCTTTGCTCAACAAGCCAAAGAGATAGCTGACGCAATtgaaaacaaccaaacaagGAACGCTGATTATCTCTCAGAGAAGATGGTGCTGGACTATGGAACCCATGTTATCACTAGTGTCGATGCTGGGGCTTCTATGGTGGAAGAAGACTACCTCCGCTCTTCATATGTATCAGACTCTGCGTCAGAAAGTTCCTCTATCTTGGCACAGGCAGGCTTTAACTTTTTTGACAAAGTCAAGTTTGACATCAGCAGTCAAAGTGCCCAACAGAGCTCATCACTTAAAGCATATCAGTCCAATATTACGTACTCACTCATCCAAAGCCATGGCGGCATACCATTCTATCCTGGCATCACTCTACAGAAGTGGCAGGAAAACATCAGGAACAACCTGGTTGCTATTGATCGGTCTGGATTTCCCCTACACTTCTTCATAAACACCAACACCTTCCCTGATCTGCCACAGCCAACAGTTGGCAAAGTGGCTCATAGAGTGAGTCAGGCCATAGAGAATTACTACGAGGTCAACACACGTCCTGGGTGTGTCGATGTCAACTCCAAGAACTTTAACTTCCAAGCCAACACTGATGATTCATCCTGCGAGGGCCCAACTACAAACATCAGTTTTGGTGGTGTCTACCAAGAGTgtgttcagctcagctcagatgCAGGTCCACTATGTGATGCCCTGGCCCAGAAAAACCCTGACACAGGTGACTTCTCCTGTCGCCCACCATACTCCCCAACTTTACTGAGATCAGAAGTGAGACAGCAAGGTTACACGACGTATGATTGCCATGACGAAATCTATGCTTGTGGGTTTTTGTGGCTTTCACATTGCCATCGACAAGTGTGTCAACACAACTACCATGTCCGCTCTGCTCGCATCAACACCTACTGGTGCTCTGTGAACGGACAGGCCTCAGACAACTCAGGGTATCTGTTTGGAGGCATATACGGCCCGTCTCTCCTGAACCCCCTAACAAATGCCAAAAGGTGCCCCGCAAACTTTATTCCACTAAAGTTTCTCTCGGATGGCCAAATGATTTGTGTGAGCAACGACtatgaaactgccaccagatTCTCAGTACCGTTCGGAGGCCTCTTCAGTTGTGAGTCAAGCAACCCACTGGCAGGGTCCCAACGTCAGTGCCCTCCCAGGTTCAGCCAGCATCTCGCCACGGTGAGCGACGGCTGTGAAATTCTTTACTGTGTCCAGTCAGGACTGTTCACAGGTGGAGAGTTGAAGCCGATCCGTCTGCCTCCTTTCACTAATCCTCCACTTGTTAGCATGCAAGCCACAAAGACGGTTATGGTTATGACTGAAGATGACAAGACCTGGGTCAGAGTGGGGAAGACCAAGGCGTGGAAACTGGCTACACCAGAGAACATCAAGGAAATGGTACGCCAGTTTAACCCAGAATTGAGTCAGATGTCTAGTGGAGAAAAGGCAGGAGTAGCCTTTGGGGTGGTGGGTTTGATGGCACTGGTGGTCATAGTGGTAGTAGTCCTGgtgaaaaggaggaggagggtgtctGGGTTTACGAGAGCTCAAGGCTATGAGGGAATACGTGAGGAGGTAGAGCGTGAAGAAGGAGAGGGGGAGCCACTGCAAGCttaagaaaaacacagcttACAGACCTGGCTCACAGAGAAAGGTTCATGTGGTTTGACaagatcttttgtttttaacttcctTGTTGATTGTCAGTTTAAAAATCACTGTCATGTATCTTCCGGGAGTGGGAAATGTTCATGTTTAAGGGCTCCTTGTTTGAATCAGTTGATGCATTAATAATTGTTGTTTAAATTGTCTATTGAACCAATTAGTAACTCACATAGCTGCATTATAACAACTGCTATGCGTTGTAAATGTCACagttaaacaacacatttattggTAGCACGGTGTGTACTTTAAGCTGTTCTTTAGCATAAGTTAAGTTTGTATTTTGCACTTACAAGCCTGAGACAACATGTGTCATGTAAAAAGCAGCAAGCTGCCTTTGAAATCAAATGGCAAAAAGCTTTCCAGAGGCCACAGTGAACCAATACTACCCTCATGAGGCCAAGATGCACAAAGCAATGTAgtatatcaacatttctatcCCCTGTTAAgaactgaatgttttatttgaatgtaCTGTTTAATGATTACGTAAATTTTTTAACTGATGATTGATTCATATTTTGCAACATCTCTTTTTTAATAtgaacaaaagaagcatttGATCCAAGAtttatgatttctttttaatattttgaactTTTATGACTTTGTAAGTGTCAAACCTCCCTACACAGCACTTAACAACTAATTAAAGCATTATAAAACAGTATGTTTTAAtgagtttgttgtgtttgttctttgtATGTCTCTGTACATGTAAAACTTCAGAAGTGCCCTAACTCCTCCTCAGTTAGTTGTCAGTCTGACAGGTCTGTGTGATAAGTATGAGTTTTTTCTTAATATTAACAAATGGAGTTGAATCTTTGAGgtaaatcaaacacatttaatctttttatgACAGAAGGTATATTTACATCTTAGTTTTAAGGTTAgtacaaaatgcaaaaagttGCAGTTCAGCTCAGATGCAGGTCCACTATGTGATGCCCTGGCCCAGAAAAACCCTGACACAGGTGACTTCTCCTGTCGCCCACCATACTCCCCCACTTTACTGAGATCAGAAGTAAGACAGCAGGGTTACACTTCAAATGACTGCCATGTCGAAAGCTATAGCTGTGGGTTTTTGTGGCTTTCCACTTGCTATAAACAAGTTTGTCAGGAGAACTACCATGTCCGCTCTGCTCGCATCAACACCTACTGGTGCTCTGTGAACGGACAGGCCCCATACAACTCAGGGTATCTGTTTGGAGGCATATATGGCCCCTCTCTCTTGAACCCCCTCACAAATGCCAAATGGTGCCCCGCAAACTTCATTCCACTAAAGTTTCTCTCGGATGGCCTAATGATTTGTGTGAGTAATGACTATGAAACTGCCACCGGATTCTCAGTACCATTCGGAGGCCTCTTCAGTTGTGAGTCAAGCAACGCGCTGGCAGGGTCCCAACGTCAGTGCCCTCCCAGGTTCAGCCAGCATCTCGCCACGGTGAGCGACGGCTGTGAAATTCTTTACTGTGTCCAGTCAGGACTGTTCACAGGTGGAAAACTGAAGCCGATCCGTCTGCCTCCTTTCACTAATCCTCCACTTGTCAGCATGCAACCCACAAACATGGCTATGGTGATGACTGAAGACGACAAAACCTGGGTCAGAGTGGGGAAGACCAGCGCGTGGAAACTGGCCAAACCAGAGGAAATCAGGGAAATGGTACGCCAGTTTAACCCAGAATTGTAGCTTTTGGGCTGATGGGTTTGATGACACTGGTGgtgccattttttgtttttaacttcctTGTTGATTGTCAGTTTAAAAATCACTGTCATGTATCTTCTGGGAGTGGGAAATTTTCATGTTCATTTAAATCAGTTGATGCATTAATAATTGTTGTTTAAATTGTCTATTGAACCAATTAGTAACTCACATAGCCGCATTATAACAACTGCTATGCGTTGTAAATGTCACagttaaacaacacatttattggTAGCATGGTGTGTACTTTAAGCTGTTCTTTAGCATAAGTTAAGTTTGTATTTTGCACTTACAAGCCTGAGACAACATGTGTCATGTAAAAAGCAGCAAGCTGCCTTTGAAATCAAATGGCAGAAAAGCTTTCCAGAGGCCACAGTGAACCAATACTACCCTCATGAGGCCAAGATGCACAAAGCAATGTAgtatatcaacatttctatcCCGTTAAgaactgaatgttttatttgaatgtaCTGTTTAATGATTACGTACATTTTTTAACTGATGATTGATTCATATTTTGCAACATCTTTTTTAATATgaacaaaaaaagcatttgatcCAACCTCCCTACACAGCACTTAACAACTAATTAAAGCATTATAAAACAGTatgttttaatgattttgttgtgtttgttctttgtATGTCTTTGTTCATGTTAAAAGTGCCCTAACTCCTCAGTTAGTTGTGAGTCTAAAAGGTCTGTGTGATAAGTATGAGTTTTTTCTTAATCTTAACAAATGGAGTTGAATCTTTGAGctaaatcaaacacatttaatcTTTTCATGACAGAAGGTCTATTTACACCTTAGTTTTGAGGTTaatacaaaatgcaaatgtcACAGTTAAAGGAAGCATGCGCAAGATTGTAAACGTGGCACTCAAGCACAAACTGGTTCTTTAAATAAAACGGTATATTtgtgttgaaaaaacaaatcttccTCTGCCTCATGTTGAGTGAAACCTCTTGCACAGAGTGCAGAGAGACCTTACAGAGAAAACCACCAACACTCCACCCACATCCATAAATAGACAATGGCAAAACTGACCTCATGGTGTTGGTAAGGTTATCAGTACACAGACAGGCCGgctcagacaaaaacacacagttcacacaAGTACTGtacactcacatgcacatatgcacacatacatttaGCCATTTCCCGTAAAGAGTGCTCATACCAGTGTGCATCTTTCCTCTCGTGATTAGATCTCCCTCCCCCACACAtgcacgtgcgcacacacacactcatacacagcTGTGAGAGATTCATAGAGCTGGGTcatgaacataaaaacaaacccACTCATGCTGAGGAAATTGCTAAGGCCttggggagagagacagacagacagggagggacacagagagagagagagagagagagagagagagagagagagagagagagagagagagagagagagagagagagagagagagagagagagagagagagagagagagagagagagatacataGCCCCGAAGCAGAGGAACTCCCTCCTTGGTCTTTTTCATGAGGCGGAGGACAGACAAAAGAGTGCACCCTGCAGGCTTTCAGCACAGCTTCCCAGCAAAGCCGAAGCTCTCTCAACCGTGATTTCATCTCCAGCAGGATCAAGAGTTTCGTCAGTTTGCAGTTCATCGTTTACAGTGAGCTGTGCCGTCGATGGGGTTGGCAAAGACAGGGAGGCACATATTTTTCTTGGCTGTTATAATCTGGAGAGGAATTTTTAGGAGGGCAAAGGAAGCTGCAGGCTGACAGCTTCTAAAAGAGGACAAGGACACAATCTGAAGGCCGATAGATAAGTTACAGTCCAAGGTAAGAGTGCATGTCGTCTTGTCGTGTATCTGTCTGCTGTGCACGTTTTTAGAGTTGACACAACATCTGTGGCAGGATTACTCCAGTTTATAAAGCAGAGAGGATTAGAGGCTCATCTGCGTTTACTGTGTaacactttttcatttttaagtcATAAGAGCGCTACCCTACAGTCTACTTACAGGTAAACCTGTGGAAATTGGTGGAATTTGTGGGAATACAGATTTTACTGACTACTTTCTCACCCTATGCATTTTGTTACATTCAGGTAACCATGCAAGCTGCAAGATACCAAGAGACCAACCTCATCCTGTTTATATTGGCTCTACTGGTCATGGTGGAGGTCTGCAGGGTCCAGGGCTGTCGGATTGGCTCAGGCTCAGAGTGTGAGAAAGCCCCTTTTGTCCCGGGCCACAACCTGGCAGGGGAGGGTTTTGATGTGGTGCGGATGCGTCGGACAGGGGCGTATGTCATCAATGTCAAAGGTCATCTGGTTGACAACCACACCTGCACACTGTGTCCAAACCGCTTCCAAAAAGGACAGGTAAACACTGTAAAACTCCTCTTGTCTTTGCTCTTTTCCATGGTGTTTTCAGTCTAAATTCCCTTCGCTTGATATCCAAACCACTTTTTCTTGCTCCTTCTGTCCTGTGGTTTCCCCCCCCTCTATTCTATTCCACACTT encodes the following:
- the LOC140996258 gene encoding macrophage-expressed gene 1 protein-like; its protein translation is MKAAVTLLALSLLHVCSSIPVSRPSNWLSQCRASTNLSITALEVLPGGGWDNLRNMDAGRVMNLSYFQCQTTEDGLFLIPDEVFVIPHKETGVETNSEIISSWLDQRSSTSNGINADISYRSELNGKFSIENQRMKIHQVKDSSTTARVQVRNFIYTVKVYPDFTLDTRFAQQAKEIADAIENNQTRNADYLSEKMVLDYGTHVITSVDAGASMVEEDYLRSSYVSDSASESSSILAQAGFNFFDKVKFDISSQSAQQSSSLKAYQSNITYSLIQSHGGIPFYPGITLQKWQENIRNNLVAIDRSGFPLHFFINTNTFPDLPQPTVGKVAHRVSQAIENYYEVNTRPGCVDVNSKNFNFQANTDDSSCEGPTTNISFGGVYQECVQLSSDAGPLCDALAQKNPDTGDFSCRPPYSPTLLRSEVRQQGYTTYDCHDEIYACGFLWLSHCHRQVCQHNYHVRSARINTYWCSVNGQASDNSGYLFGGIYGPSLLNPLTNAKRCPANFIPLKFLSDGQMICVSNDYETATRFSVPFGGLFSCESSNPLAGSQRQCPPRFSQHLATVSDGCEILYCVQSGLFTGGELKPIRLPPFTNPPLVSMQATKTVMVMTEDDKTWVRVGKTKAWKLATPENIKEMVRQFNPELSQMSSGEKAGVAFGVVGLMALVVIVVVVLVKRRRRVSGFTRAQGYEGIREEVEREEGEGEPLQA